The Daucus carota subsp. sativus chromosome 9, DH1 v3.0, whole genome shotgun sequence genome window below encodes:
- the LOC108200248 gene encoding pentatricopeptide repeat-containing protein At5g62370, whose product MILRKLKFDGFTKTVRQFGACPLEVNTRNLSSEHNTLCFSLADQLIRCGSVASAQKVVRRMINNCLTVSEACSVVDFAVSRGMELDCCSYGTLISKLVNSGEMRMAESLFVDRINSRCIDCNGSLLNLMVVCYCKLGKIEEAKSVFDRLVSGLYVLDKGSCFALLRELCMGDRVLEAFDYFRRIDDKGIFLAFWCYNILADGLCYRGYLDEAICLFDMMCHRGIRPSAYFCKSLVFAFCSRGRIEVAELLCMKMESFGYVLDKTMYTSVIREYCRRRKMKMALRVFFRMLKIGCELDTYIYNTLIYGFGNLGRFDECWALCNQMVESGLKPDTVTYSVMINNYCKKKKVDNALTILNRMSHSGPSPSVHCFTVLIDALYEANRNVEAEELYIKVLKSGVTPDHVLFFTLMKKCERGKWLHLVLMILQAIAENGCGIDISSSSISGNSRSKSDLELEINHLLREILGCNMPLASMAFSIYVSALGMSGNIDAALHCIDKMLSLGCQPLLFAFNSVIKGFCQEGYAKQANCLIELMQDQGILPDLTTYLIMIDEYSKRGDMPSTFDIINQMEARGLQPNVAIYDSIINGLSGEKRINDAKYMFNRMVEAGVAPDDILFISITKAFSQSGKAREAHQIFDNMVEYGFQPSCQVYSALISGFVKKNMTEKGSHYLDRMLADGFLPNIMLYTYLISQFLKKGEITFAFGLFDLMKRSQIKPDRVTYITLLSAVCNKTMFLGKRWPTSNTKLKMGQEMLYQLLSQRLVVPRVTKCSMWFITRRELILFALNLIKKEAATFMPDVYLYNCMISGFCWISEMEIAYNYVALMKRDGVHPNIVTFTILIDGHIRVNEIDRAVALYNKINGDGFVPDKTMYNTLIRGLCNARRPFCALALSVTMHKRGYSPSEASYERLLGCFFACGLSISALKIFEDMLAHGYKPCRYNLNRLYAMLHDNKSCDDA is encoded by the coding sequence atgatACTGAGAAAGCTTAAATTTGATGGATTTACTAAAACAGTAAGGCAATTTGGAGCCTGCCCTTTGGAAGTGAATACTAGGAATCTTTCAAGCGAGCATAACACTTTGTGTTTTTCGTTAGCTGATCAGCTTATTCGTTGCGGTTCAGTAGCGTCTGCGCAGAAGGTTGTGAGGAGAATGATTAATAATTGTTTGACAGTCTCCGAGGCATGTTCGGTTGTGGATTTTGCAGTTAGTAGAGGTATGGAACTTGATTGTTGTAGTTATGGTACCCTTATAAGTAAACTTGTGAATTCAGGTGAAATGCGGATGGCTGAATCATTGTTTGTAGATAGAATAAATAGTAGATGTATTGATTGTAACGGGTCTTTGTTGAATTTGATGGTAGTTTGTTATTGTAAACTAGGAAAAATAGAGGAAGCGAAATCAGTGTTTGATAGGCTCGTTTCAGGGTTATATGTTTTGGATAAAGGTTCTTGTTTTGCTCTTTTAAGAGAGCTTTGTATGGGAGATAGAGTCTTGGAGGCATTTGATTATTTCCGTAGGATAGATGATAAAGGAATTTTTTTGGCATTTTGGTGTTATAATATTCTGGCTGATGGATTGTGTTATAGGGGTTACTTGGATGAAGCTATATGTCTTTTTGATATGATGTGTCATAGAGGGATACGACCTAGTGCTTATTTTTGCAAGTCATTAGTGTTTGCCTTTTGTTCAAGGGGTCGGATTGAGGTGGCTGAGTTGTTATGTATGAAAATGGAGTCTTTTGGTTATGTTTTGGACAAAACTATGTACACTTCCGTAATTCGTGAATATTGCAGGAGGAGGAAAATGAAAATGGCCTTAAGAGTTTTCTTTAGGATGCTCAAGATAGGGTGTGAACTGGACACCTACATTTACAACACTTTGATATACGGGTTTGGTAATTTAGGTAGGTTTGATGAGTGCTGGGCGTTGTGTAACCAGATGGTGGAATCGGGTTTAAAACCTGACACTGTGACCTATAGTGTTATGATAAATAATTACTGTAAGAAAAAGAAAGTTGATAATGCACTCACGATATTAAATAGAATGAGTCATTCTGGTCCTTCACCATCAGTCCATTGTTTTACAGTCCTAATAGATGCCCTTTATGAGGCAAATAGGAATGTTGAGGCCGAAGAATTGTACATCAAGGTGCTGAAGAGTGGGGTTACCCCGGatcatgttttattttttacactGATGAAGAAATGTGAGAGAGGGAAATGGCTTCATCTTGTTCTTATGATTTTACAGGCAATTGCAGAGAATGGCTGCGGGATTGACATTTCATCTTCATCCATATCGGGTAATTCAAGATCTAAGAGTGACTTGGAACTCGAAATAAACCATTTGTTAAGGGAGATACTGGGATGCAACATGCCTCTAGCTAGCATGGCCTTCAGCATATATGTCAGTGCTCTTGGCATGTCTGGAAATATTGATGCTGCTCTCCATTGCATAGATAAAATGCTGAGTCTTGGATGCCAACCTTTGCTCTTTGCATTTAACTCTGTGATCAAGGGCTTTTGTCAAGAAGGATATGCTAAGCAGGCCAACTGTCTGATTGAGCTCATGCAAGATCAGGGTATTCTCCCGGATCTTACAACTTATCTAATAATGATTGATGAGTACTCCAAGCGAGGTGACATGCCATCAACCTTTGATATTATCAATCAGATGGAAGCTAGGGGACTACAACCTAATGTTGCTATCTACGACTCCATCATAAATGGTTTAAGCGGGGAAAAAAGAATAAATGATgcaaaatatatgtttaatagGATGGTTGAGGCTGGCGTTGCTCCTGATGACATTTTGTTTATCTCAATTACTAAAGCCTTCTCTCAGAGTGGAAAAGCAAGAGAAGCACATCAAATCTTTGATAATATGGTGGAGTACGGTTTTCAGCCCAGTTGCCAGGTTTACAGTGCTCTTATAAGTGGGTTCGTTAAGAAAAATATGACTGAGAAGGGTTCTCACTACCTTGATAGAATGTTGGCAGATGGTTTTTTGCCAAATATTATGCTTTATACTTATCTTATAAGTCAGTTTCTGAAGAAAGGAGAGATTACATTTGCTTTTGGATTATTTGATTTGATGAAGAGAAGTCAGATTAAACCTGACCGTGTAACCTATATTACACTGCTCAGTGCTGTATGTAACAAAACAATGTTTTTGGGGAAAAGATGGCCCACATCAAATACCAAATTGAAAATGGGGCAGGAAATGTTGTACCAATTGCTCAGTCAGAGACTTGTTGTGCCTAGGGTTACGAAATGTAGTATGTGGTTTATTACACGAAGGGAACTGATACTATTTGCACTGAATTTGATCAAAAAAGAAGCAGCTACCTTCATGCCAGATGTGTACCTATATAACTGCATGATTTCTGGATTTTGTTGGATAAGCGAGATGGAGATTGCATATAACTATGTTGCTCTGATGAAAAGAGATGGTGTGCACCCAAATATTGTGACTTTTACAATTCTCATTGATGGGCATATTCGAGTAAATGAAATTGACCGAGCGGTTGCTCTTTACAACAAAATTAACGGAGATGGTTTTGTTCCAGATAAAACCATGTATAATACTTTGATAAGAGGTCTTTGCAATGCTAGAAGACCATTTTGTGCATTGGCACTTTCAGTCACAATGCATAAAAGAGGGTATTCCCCTTCGGAGGCTTCATATGAGAGGTTACTTGGTTGTTTCTTTGCTTGTGGTTTGAGCATCAGTGCCTTAAAAATCTTTGAAGATATGCTTGCCCATGGCTACAAACCTTGCCGTTACAATCTTAACCGTTTGTACGCCATGTTACATGATAACAAAAGTTGTGATGATGCCTAA